The Quercus robur chromosome 3, dhQueRobu3.1, whole genome shotgun sequence DNA segment ATGTAGAGAAGGCGTATGAGAGGATAGAGTGGAGTTTTATAAAGGGAATGCTCATTAGAATGAATCTGCCAGTGGATCTTATTGACATAATTATGAGCTACATCTCTATAGTGTCCACATCTATTATGGTTAATGGGGAAGCCCTTGACCCAATCTTTCCTTCCAGAGGAATAAGGCAAGGGGACCCATTGTCCCCATAGTTGTTTATCCTGTGCATGGATTTTCTCAGTCAACTTATTGAAGATAAGTATATTGCAAAGCTATGGCAGCCAGTGAAGGCTTCCCAAAGTGGACCTACTTTTTCTCATATCCTCTTTGCGGATGACCTCGTGTTATTTGTGAAAGTGGATTATATTAATTGCTCCACCATCAGGGATGTCCTAGATGAGTTTTGCAACCTATCAGGCCAAATAGTAAGGAAGCTAAGTTGagagtttatttttctcttaatgtggaTAGGGATATCAGGAAGCCTTTATGTGATATTTTAGGTATTGCTTCAACCCCGTTCATCGAAAAATATCTCGGTATTCCTCTTAAACAACCAGGAACATCATCTTAAGAATCTAACTTCATATTAGATAGAGTAAAGCAAAAGTTGGCGGGTTGGAAAGCTAACATGCTCTCCCTAGCTAGCAAAACAGTGCTTATCCAAGCCTCTTCGGTAGCAATCCCAGCCTATGTGATGTAGTGTGCCCAATTGCCTAGCAAAATTTTGGATGGTATTGGTCGGGTTAACTGAAACCTCCTTTAGGCGTCTTCGAAGTCAGCTAAGAAAATACACTGGGTGGGAAGGCAAAAAGTTACCAAACCTAAGGAGGATGGGGGACTTGGATTGCAATCAGCGAGGGGGAGGAATACAGTTCTTTTGGCCAAACTAAATTGGAGGTATCACATTGAGAAGGAGGCTCCTTGGGCTCAAGTTCTATGGAGAAATGCAAACAAGCTTCCATGCTCTCCTATATGGAAGGCAATGAAAAAAGGAGTGGAAAATTTTGACAGAGGCAGTAGATGGTTGATTGGTAGGGAAAGCAACTTAAAGGTGTTGTCTGGCAATTGGACAAACAAGGGGTCACTCCGTCAACTGATCCAAGGGCCGTTGCCATTGGAAGCAAGTTAGCTGGAAATTAAGGATTTTTGTCAAGAAGCTGGATGGGATTGGAGTAAAATCCCCTTTGATCTGCCTCTGGAAATTAAAATGCTAATCCAAGCTACCCCGGTCTCACTGACAAGCAGAGGAAGAGATATTTTGGCTTGGTCCGAATCTCCAAATGGCAGTTTTAATCTCAAGAGTGCCTATGTTCTGGCTTCGGGATTTGAGATAATGACTTAATTTTTAGGAAGCTGGATTTGGAAGGCAGACATTCTCCCTCagatcaaaatatttttatggatgTGTGTTCATAATAGCATTGGAGTTAAAACTTGTCTTGTGAGAAAAGGGGTAGTGGAGAAGGATAGGTGTCCCATTTGTCTCAGGGAGCCGGAGACTATAATCCATTCCCTTTGAGATTGCTCTCATACCAGGCATGTGTGGAGGTAGTTGAGTGTTATGGTGGAGGATCGAGATTTTTGGGAGAAAATTCTACAGGATTGGTTGATTTATAATGGTAGTCTAGGCAGGAGGCACATCCCTTCAGATCTGTAGTGGAAAGTTGTGTTTCCATTTACAGTTTGGCTCATATGGAAGAGTAGGAATCAAACGATCTTTAGAAGGAAGCACACGAACCCCAAGTTGGCATATGAGATTCTGAGTCAAGCAATGGAGTATACTCACTGTGTTTCATCTCCAAGACCTCCTTCCTATAAAAGCATCAAGAGAATTTGGTGGAAAGGCCGCTGGAGGGGTGGATGAAGCTGAACACAGATGGATCTTCTGTTGATAATCCGGGCTTGGCGAGTTGTGGGGGTGTTGTGAGAGATGAAAATGGCCCTTGGGTAGCTGTTTCACAAGAAGCATTGGGATCACTAGCAGCTTTGCAGCTAAGCTTTGGGGGTTCAAAGATGGCCTAATGCTGTGCTGCAACTTGAACATTTCATCGCCAGTAGTGGAAATGGATACAAAAGCTATAGTGGATGTTTTCAATAACTCTAAGTATGTGAATAACATTGTTTCTCCGATTTTGGATGATTGCAGGCACTTGGTAGCTTGCTTCCATAGGATCCAATTCAAGCACTTTTACCAGCAAGCCAATCAATGCGTAAACAATCTTGTTAGGATGAGCACCACTCAACATCTAGATCTTACTTATTTTAATAGTCCGCTTGTGGACGTTACTTCTGCTTTTGAGAATGACTTGAATGGCATGTATTTTAATAGGATATGTCCTGATCCTAttgtaatttcttaattttttaatgcatcgtcttttatcaaaaaaaaaaaaaaatgttatgtacataacatttttacaatattttttatgtggtaagttgttacaagttgttattggtgaggtagaaaaataatttcaataacagtttcaaattagaattaataacaactaattacttataatttattgtaaaaatgctATAGACATAACTCCTTTCATCTATTATAGGTGCATTATTAGCTGTGATTTTGTACAAAAAGCCTTTCCAGCACCACAATCAAATTGGGCCCTTCGTGGGATAAATCTGGACTTGAGAGCCCATAGCGGTCTCACCAAGTTTATTGGCACCATGGCATCTATTACTTGTGACTTTATACAATGGCCTGCCCATCACATTTGTTTGATCACTCAAACTCAATggttattcttcaaaatgacaCCCAATATTCACACATTTTGAGAGTGAGAACAAATAAtagtaacaataataataatagaaaattgtcccttaattgagttaattgtgtaaaattctctaatcaggTGGTAggccattttttattataattttaaaatagaataaaattttactacttaggaaaaatatattatacaacAAGATCACTAAGATGCTTGGAGCAAGAGAGAAAAACTTCTCTAAccaggaaaatattttttgcaaacAAAGCAAGATCATAATACCAGATTCTCAGGCCTCTGAAACACAAGATGAGTGGTAGGCCATGTTTGATTGTATTGTATATTGTAAAATTGGTGGTACAAAAGTTAAAGAAATACATGTGTTTTGTGTGGTTTATAAATTAGTGcgtacttagattttttttttattttttttatttttttttggaaagattaaTGCTTACTTGGCTGGACATGACTGAGACCCtaaaaatgacaataaaaaataaaataaaaaggtaaaaataggTTCCGCTGATAAGTTTGTATGATTAAGATATACTTCATGTATAGGCCATCTCCACATCGTCACCCACCGATCATTGGGttgtaatatatagatataaaatataattacactAGAATGTCTTATCAAGATTCAAGAGTGCTTCCAATCAATAGATTTCAATTAgatcaactagtaaagtttttaatggttgaataagacaTTTAGAATTCAATTCTCATCTACACCtaaaattgattggtgttttgATCTAATAATAAAGTGTAATCATCAAGAGAGGACACCATAAGTTACgaaatttactaaaaaaaaaccacctacacctaaaaccgattggtgtcttgatgtaataataaagagcaatcatcaaAAGAAGACGTCATAAGTTATGAaactcactaaaaaaaaaaagagtgactCAGGCTAAACAATTTTGGTTTCAATGAAAaagtttatttatgtttgttaattcaataaataaagtaattgaCTATACTAAATAATTTGGACTCAAACATAATAAATGTACTCACTACTAATTATAATCTTTAACAATAAAGGTagctaaatataatttttataagttcataactaaaaataattacatataaCTAAATcgataatataattttaacaataattttgttattcattATTAGCATAGATTTgtggaagaataaaaaaaatttagtgttagtgtttattatatttgggaaataaataagtaaatcaAGTATATCATGAACAAAATCAACAAtgcccaaaaagaaaataaactaagTTTGAACGTAGAATCTAGTTTTGTGATAAGCTCAAGTTCTAActatgtttaaaataaaattaattaaatgaataattttaaacttttaatactCTTGCCTTTTAGATGTAAGAGTATTAGCAGCAAGTGATGCAAAAtgctttttattcattttagaTTTTACTATAGCACTAAATCTACaccaacaattttttattataagtaaacataaacaaaaagacTCCTGCAATTGGTGAGGTTCTCTCTCTATCCTTTACCATCACCAAAAAGTACAaaactagtttttctttttttttttttttttttttttgctagtgtatatagaatataatattattttaataagatgaattgcaaaataaagaatgagatgtAGGGTGTGTTATTAAAGTGGTGATGTTAAATAGATAACCAAACAATACATCGTAACATAagttaatttttcattctcttatgtcctctcttttctttctctttccctctATTTTATTAAACACATTAATATAGTGTTAAGTATTTGGTAAAGTGAAATTCCATTCAACCCACAACTTTAAATCCATGTCTTCTTAGAAagtggaaaatgctaaaactaataGTGAGATCAAAAGACAAAAGAATCATGTTAAAATGGATTAAAGTCAAACAATTTAGTTAAGAAAATCAAACTTaaggaacaaaataaaaacaatgtcAAAGTTAGAggttgtaatttataatttaaaaataaacattaaaaaaagagtaatataAAAATTGCCCCtaagatttttgttaatttcaCGTACAACCAAAACGTTTCAAAATTATCCAATTTTCTTTCAATGCACAAACTTACACAACATTGTTTGAAAATTCTCCTGCTCTTTTTGCTCATAGTTTTATCACTTGTTGCTATTTATATACCATTAACTATCCAAAGATTTCCTCATACATATAATTGTCATAATACCATCATTGTGATACCTGCATAATCAACACAAGTTAATTATTAGAAGAAAATAGAGGCCTTATTAAGAGGATCAAGAATCTTTTAAATGATATtaaacattctttttttttttttttttgggctgagGGGGGCCGCTATTTTCTTCTAATAACATGTACTagagaagaaaatttgatattaaacATTCATTTGTACTTGAGAAgcaaatttgatatatatgttttaaatcTTTGGTATTTACCCGAAAGTAATTAACCCATTGAGGGAGGAGGCTTTGACCTTTTAAACACCGTGTATGAGCAgtagcagagagagagagatgaagggCTTAGGAGTAACAACAGCCATGGTGGCAGTCCAGTTCCTTGAGGTGGGCTTGAACACCATGCTAAAGGCAGCCATGAGTAAAGGGATGAGTAACTTTGTTTTTGTGGTTTACTCAAATGGCCTTGCCATCTTCGTTCTTCTTCTAGCTTCCTTCATCTTTTACAGGTTTTCATATTCATCTGCTCCAACTGTTCAATTCAACAACTACCTTGCCATACTTTCTACATAACAGTTTTTTTCTCATCACTCTGATTAATTTGCAGAAAAAGAAGTCTTCCTCCACTGACAGTGTCATTAGTCTGTAGAATCTTTCTTCTTGGCCTGCTAAGGTTCTTTTCTTGTTTAATTCAGATTATAGTGATAAGATATAAATGGgtttccatttttgtttttggtactGTAAATGGGTTTCTAATATGTGTACAAGCTTACACTTATCTATAATCAATCAttatttttggtgggttttataGTTGCTGTGTGCAGAGCTTCATGTTTACTGGGATAGGGTACAGCTCTCCAACTTTGGCCTCAGCTATGGTTGATCTGACTCCAGCTTTTACTTTCATACTTGCCATCATCTCCAGGTGGGTCTCTTCTCTGTTCAAAGTGCTCAATGACTAAAAAGCCACGCTCACCAGGGGCATTTACCAGTTAGAATATGCCACGTGAATTTGTGCTGGTTCATTTCAGttattaacccaaaaaatgggggatacttttgtttttagcaTTAATAGATTTAGATACTTTCCCACAATTTTATATCTCATGTGTGAAGGTGAATATTACTGGATTTTGCCTGGCATTTTTCACctccaaaaaattttggaagacCCACAAAAAATCTTATGTCtcaataaaattgaattttggaagACCCTCAAAAAATCTTAAGTCTCAATAAAATTGTTCCACTTTATACTGTATCAACTATAGTGTGTCATAtgtctaatttaaaaaaagaaaaaagaaaaaaaagagagacctGTCACATACCATGATTGGTGGATTATAGAACAATACACACATTAATTGGAACAAAGATTTTTATTTGACAAGTTGATACCAAAGTCAAAACTTTCCTTTGGATTTCCAATATGAATATTTAGGATTCTAAAATATACTCTTCTAAAGTTAATTATTGGTGTTTACAATTAGTGTTGAGTTAGATggtaaatttattattatttttattttttataaaaataaaaataaggaagTGTAGTAATTTTCATATAACAGCGGTAATCCCACACTTTAGTAAAGAAAAGGAGAAGTCATATAGGAATGGTAATCTCACTAAGAGCCATGTGAATAAGTGTGATAGAATAGTTTTTGATACTGCGTGAGAGTTGAAAGATAAAACTTTATgctgttgtaacttgtaagttaATGTAAAAACACTACTGGTAACTGGATGTCCTGGGTAGTGTGTGTTAAGTTTGAAAGTTAGACTCTAGAGTTGAAATTTGTAATCCATATTATTGATGGTGATTCTGTTTGAACCTAAGTAATTTGGCCCCCAGACATTAAACTTTGTCATATGGTGCTTGCTATTGTTAATCTCATTTCCACTTTTGTTTAATACACCTGCACTGTTGGCCAGAAATGAGAGAATAATTTTGAACTTGGAGCATTTGTGTTAAAGACTTAAagtctaaattaaattatgataGGAGTATGTCATGTGTGAAGAATTTTAATAGAGGAAGCCATATTCAAAGTCTAGATCAAGAAAGGATAGCAATGACGTGACATGGAATGCCATTTCTATCATGAGATGAGAAATCATCGATCTTTCAAACATTTGAAGGAGTTAAAAACTAGTTACGGTAGTTAGAACTCTGTGGATGCAATGATTGTTGTAGCATGTGGAGAGGATAATAATGACGGTGACACTTTTTATAGTTACTAAATGTTTGGTTTTGATTGAAACTTCATGGATTTGGATTTACCCCCTCATTTCACATATGTTGATACTTGATATAGAGATTAGTTTGATATTTACAGGACTTATGTTGAAGGTTCTGTTACAGTATATAATGATGTGGAATGTAAAGGTATGAGAATAGCTACCATAAAAAAAGGTGTTTGATGAGTACTAGTCAAGACACCTGCTTATGAAGTAGAGATTTGTTAAGTCCTGCCTATGAGGCGTAATAGTTCCTACATAAGATTGAAATCCCACATTGGtgtaagaagaaaattaaaaagataaatccatattaataaaaggtgatagtataattttttattgtgtcAGAATTGGAAGACAGTTTAATCATGTGTTTATGCTAGTTGTTCTTAAGTTTGAGagttatatttgaaaatttgcaatttatatattgataatGGATTTGTTGCAGACAAGGGCAATTTGGATGAATCAAGTTAAACTTTGTGTTTTTGCAGTTCTTACTGTTGTTTAGTTTTGGGTGTTTTCCACAATATTTAGTATTGAGAATTGAAATATAGAAAACATCACTGATATTTAGGCACAGGTGAACTAACTTTAACATGGAGATCAAAAGGCCAATATGGAGAATAACCTCTGTACGCTAAGATATATTACCAACTAAAACGTTAAAACTCTTTCAAAAGATGTGAATAATAAAGCTTGAATGAAATGGTTGTTGTAGGATGGAAAAGCTGGACTTGAGAACCCAAAGCAGTCTCGCTAAGTGTATTGGCACCATGGTATCCATCATAGGTGCATTATTTGTGACTTTGTACAAAGGCCTGCCTATCATAAATGCTTTATCATCCAATGGTCAACCCAATGAGGTTCCTCTGTTACTGCAATCAAATTGGGTTCTTGGAGGCTTTCTCCTTGCCATTGGTAGCTTATGTCTTTCAATATTGTTTATTGTCCAGGTAAAATTGGTTTAAACATTCTAGTCCCCtcttactttacttgttgcAGACATAATATCTCAGAAAATtgactcaaaatttttttttttatccttttctttCAAATGTACATATCTAGACCTGGATTATTAGAGAGTATCCTGCAGAGTTGATTGTAACACTTATTGCTTGCATTTTTACGACCGTCCAATCTGCCTTGGTGGCTCTAGTTGCAGAGAAAGACCCAAAAGTTTGGAGACTAAGGTCTAATATGGAGTTGATAGCTATAGGCTATTCGGTAAGCATGATGAAGGCGACATGCTTTATTTTAGGATTGTCATTCTGTCACTTagatcccaaaattttgggactaagactTGATAGTTGTTGTTGTATCTTGACACTCATTATAGCTTACCCTTTGGTTTTCCAATAACTTGTTTGTAGGCTGTTTTTGTGGTAGCTGCACGAAGTGTTGTTGCTACATGGGCATGTCGCAAGAAGGGTCCTGTCTTTGTTGCATTATTTAGCCCTCTAGGGATGGTCATTGCACTTGTAATGGGTGTTACTTTTCTCGGGGATACTCTCTATCTTGGAAGGTATAATTCTTATATCTCAACATAATAATTCTGTGAAGCTATGCTACTGTCCCGAAATATTTAGGACTATTATGATTATGATTCAATTTTATTGCTGTGCAGTTTGATAGGAGCAACTGTAATAGCTCTTGGGTTTTATGCTGTGATATGGGGGCAAGCACAAGAAGAGAAGACCATTGAAAACAGAGGAATTTGTAGCTTTGAGGCATCTTCTGCTAAAGTACCTCTTTTGGAAAACAAAGGCTTGGATATCTAGGACACTTgcacaagaaattaaaaaccaGCTATAGctttggttttatgttttttcactAAAGTTGTTGAAATGTGGTGAAAGATACATTCAACAaccgtgtgtgtgtgtatatatatatatatatattaatctatAATGGAAAGTTTAAAACGaaatttgatgaatttcttaaaatatCAAGGGCTTTGATATAGTCTTTTGAGACGCCTGAAATGGCCTGCACAGCTTTATAAGTCTGACTTAATAAATGCTTTTGGTAATGCCTTGTTTTGGAATGAGTTACCAATACTATAAATTTTGTCATAGTTCTTAACAAGTCTCAATTTCAGCCATATTTTGAAAGAGTATAACTTTACTGCTGAGATAATTAAAGAGTAATTATAGGTTAATATGTCATAACTAAGCAACATTAATCAAGTGAATCAACCTTATCTCACCAAATTTGAGTTCAACAAAGTATTCAATTTCATATTTGATTGATGCCTGCAATTCTGGTAGATGAAATGTCTTGCTCCTACCAAAGCCCAGAATGAGAAATGATTTCAATAAGACAAAGGAGTTAGGTTCCATGGAAGTGGGGCACTACAATGTGACATTGAAAACACAAAGATATTTAtaacttttagatttttatttattaatgcaACATATGCCGGACTGTTTTCCCTCACATGTCACCggcacaaaagaaaaatcaaagaaaaatataaaagcacATCCCACAAATTATCATAgcatattatatatacattaaaattattGCTTGACTTTTTTCTTCAACCTTGTTTCCTCTTATGGCTTCTGAACTTTTAAAAAACATTgataattggattttattttattttttttatttaaaatgaagcttaacatataaaaaaatataaatatatatatatat contains these protein-coding regions:
- the LOC126718560 gene encoding WAT1-related protein At3g28050-like isoform X3 — protein: MSSSREREMKGLGVTTAMVAVQFLEVGLNTMLKAAMSKGMSNFVFVVYSNGLAIFVLLLASFIFYRKRSLPPLTVSLVCRIFLLGLLSCCVQSFMFTGIGYSSPTLASAMVDLTPAFTFILAIISRMEKLDLRTQSSLAKCIGTMVSIIGALFVTLYKGLPIINALSSNGQPNEVPLLLQSNWVLGGFLLAIGSLCLSILFIVQTWIIREYPAELIVTLIACIFTTVQSALVALVAEKDPKVWRLRSNMELIAIGYSAVFVVAARSVVATWACRKKGPVFVALFSPLGMVIALVMGVTFLGDTLYLGSLIGATVIALGFYAVIWGQAQEEKTIENRGICSFEASSAKVPLLENKGLDI